The proteins below come from a single Miscanthus floridulus cultivar M001 chromosome 1, ASM1932011v1, whole genome shotgun sequence genomic window:
- the LOC136546878 gene encoding rhodanese-like domain-containing protein 10 → MAMGAAAVASTCIRSASPGLPRCRVRAQATSWAGGAEALVRSGAVKAVRPRDAAEALGAEGFRLLDVRPEWERARASVRGSEHVPLFVGDDEMGPVTLLKKWVHLGYIGLWTGQGFTKMNDRFVEDVGDGGSKDAKLLVACGEGLRSLIAVRMLHDDGYRNLAWLAGGFSKCADGDFADVEGESKLQYATIGGASYIFLQILLLLGVVK, encoded by the exons ATGGCGATGGGTGCTGCGGCGGTCGCATCCACCTGCATCAGGTCCGCCTCTCCTGGCTTGCCCCGGTGTCGCGTCAGGGCGCAGGCGACGTCGTGGGCCGGAGGCGCCGAGGCGCTGGTGCGGTCGGGTGCGGTGAAGGCCGTTCGGCCGAGGGACGCGGCGGAGGCTCTGGGCGCCGAGGGGTTCCGCCTGCTGGACGTCCGGCCGGAGTGGGAGCGCGCCCGCGCCAGCGTGCGGGGCTCGGAGCACGTGCCACTGTTCGTGGGGGACGATGAGATGGGCCCCGTGACGCTGCTCAAGAAGTGGGTTCACCTCGGCTACATCGGGCTCTGGACCGGCCAGGGCTTCACCAAGATGAACGACCGCTTCGTCGAGGACGTCGGCGACGGCGGCAGCAAGGACGCCAAGCTTCTCGTCGCCTGTGGCGAAGGCCTCAG GTCGTTGATCGCGGTGAGGATGCTGCACGACGACGGGTACAGGAACCTGGCGTGGCTCGCCGGTGGGTTCAGCAAGTGCGCGGATGGCGACTTCGCAGACGTGGAGGGGGAGAGCAAGCTGCAGTACGCCACCATTGGGGGAGCGTCCTACATCTTCCTCCAGATCCTGCTGCTTCTGGGAGTGGTGAAATGA